In Phocoena phocoena chromosome 19, mPhoPho1.1, whole genome shotgun sequence, a genomic segment contains:
- the TVP23C gene encoding Golgi apparatus membrane protein TVP23 homolog C, which produces MLQQDSNDDIEDVSLFDAEEETTSRPKKSKIRHPVASFFHLFFRVSAIIVYLLCELFSSSFIACMVTIILLLSCDFWAVKNVTGRLMVGLRWWNHIDEDGKSHWVFESRKASPQDSKTVSEAESRIFWLGLIACPVLWVIFAFSALFSFRVKWLAVVIMGVVLQGANLYGYIRCKVGSRKNLTSMATSYLGKQFLRQTTGDDQTS; this is translated from the exons GACAGTAATGATGACATTGAAGATGTTTCACTGTTTGATGCAGAAGAGGAGACAACTAGTAgaccaaaaaaatccaaaatcag aCACCCAGTGGcatcatttttccatttattctttcgAGTCAGTGCAATTATAGTCTATCTGCTCTGTGAATTGTTCAGCAGCAGCTTTATTGCCTGTATGGTGACAATTATCTTGTTGTTGTCATGTGACTTTTGGGCAGTCAAG AATGTCACAGGTAGACTAATGGTTGGCCTGCGCTGGTGGAATCATATTGATGAAGATGGAAAAAGCCATTGGGTGTTTGAGTCCAGGAAG GCCTCTCCTCAAGACAGTAAAACTGTTTCAGAGGCTGAATCAAGAATCTTCTGGTTAGGACTCATTGCCTGTCCGGTGCTGTGGGTGATATTTGCCTTTAGTGCCCTCTTCTCCTTCAGAGTGAAGTGGTTG GCGGTGGTTATCATGGGTGTGGTGCTGCAAGGGGCCAACTTGTATGGCTACATCAGGTGCAAAGTGGGCAGCAGGAAGAATTTAACCAGCATGGCTACGTCGTACCTTGGAAAGCAGTTTTTAAGACAA ACCACTGGAGACGATCAGACCTCCTGA